From the genome of Oceanispirochaeta sp.:
CCCACACCATCGAATATGACAACAGCCATTTCGGATATGGAAACGGCCTATACAGATGCAGCCGGCCGTCCTACACCTGATTTTCTAGATCTTGGTAGTGGAACACTAAACGCTAATACCCTCGCCGCAGGCCTCTATAAGTGGGGTTCCAGTGTTGGTATAACCGGAGATATCACAATCAGCGGTGCTGCAAATGATGTCTGGATATTCCAAATGTCGGGCGATCTCAAAATCGATGCCAATAAAAGCATTACCCTGGCCGGGGGAGCACTCCCTGGAAACATTTTCTGGCAGGTTGCCGGAGAGGTAAACATGCAGGCTGGTGCGCATTTTGAAGGAGTCATCCTAAGCCAAACCGCCATCAAAATGGTGACCGGTGCGTCTATGAATGGACGATTATTAGCACAGTCCCAGGTCGCATTAGACCAGAATACTGTAACAGAATCCGACTTTTAATCGGTTGGAGCTGTAATTAAAAGACTATAAAAAATAAGGCGTTGAACCCGGTAAAATTCGGGCTCAACGCCTTTGCTGTTGTAGATTCTGCCTATAGAAAATCTAAAGTCATATCTTGTAATCTCATATAATTGTCCTGGATATTTCTCTTTTTCAAAACCTCTTACAGCAACAGAGCCCATGGGTAAGCTTTATGAATATGCCTACTAGTCACAACCTTAGCAGAAAAATTTCTGTTCGAGTTCATCGAAGTGTCCTATAATTACAAAAGTAAGCTCAACTGGATTTTTGATGGACCCTGTGCCCTTGGAAATTGTGAGTACGACTATGATGAGTTGATGAAAGAAAACAAATAAACATATTATATTAAGGATATAAAAATATGGGGACAATCGAATCACGAAAAGAGAAAAGAATTCCTGTTAATGAGCTCCCGGAAAAATACACTGGTTTTTCAATTCTTTTACCTCATGGAGTTGAATCAATGGTTTATACAATTGATGCAAGTTTGAATGGTTTTGGATTTAATTCAGATTCCCCCCTGGATGATTTTATCGTGGGATCTCGCCTTGTCCTTTATCCTAATGGAACCGAATCTCCTGTATATGGAAAGATCGTTTTCTCTTGTAAAACAGATAAAGGGACTCGCGTTGGTGTGCAATTACAACCATACGGCGGTTATGAAGTATATAACAAGGAAATTCAGGAGATCTTAGCAAAAACAAGTTAATATTCATGTTTTAAAAAGATCCCAGGTATTCTTTCAGCAAGGGCACTGACTTTTTATCCTTCATCTCATAGGCCGGGACATTCCAGGGAGACCAGGCAAAGCTGATGGATTCACCATCTGTTCCGGAATTCCCGGGTATGATCCGGGTTCTTCCTGAAGAATCTTCAATCACACAGACCAGGGATATTCCGTCGGTTTTCATTGTTCTGATCTCATCTCTCAGAGGAGCCGAGTTGAACTTTCGTAAATCATACAAAACACGGCCCTGGGAAGGATCGCTGATGTTCATAAGACCCCAGGGAATCCTCAGGGTGAAACTGTCCTCTCCCTTCAGAAGAGAGTAGGCCGGTTCATCGAGAGGGCCGGTTTTGAGTTCTCCCCAATCGCTGATCAATGCGGGGTGGGCCCGTCCAGATTCGTCAATGTAGGAGCGGTTCACTAGAACTTTAACCTCTTTGAATTGGGGGGCTTCACTTTGTGATCCGGAGAACTGAAGGGTGGAGAAATTGTAGTTCCCTGCATTGAAGAACCGGGTGATTCCTGAATCCATATCGATTGTCACCAGTGACTCCAGCCCCCGGGGTGAAAATACAGGAGTGGATGAGGGAAGTGTATTCAGACCGGTGGTCAGGCTGTTCGTATCCAAACCCAGATAAATTCTGGTTCCCTCCTTCCAGGACTGAGGAGTCTCCATTTTAATATACAGATGGGACTCGCTTCCCCAAAGGGTTATGGATTCTCCCGTCTCATCCTGCTTAAAAATTGTTTCTCCCAGGCGGGAAGATCCGGTCATGCCAATGATGCCATAGTTCTGCTCAGGGTCCAGGACATTATGCCAGAGGACCTGCCGGTCGTAGGGTATCATAAACGGTTCGGTAGTCCATGTTTTTTTGGCCCATTCATCCATCCATTCAAAAAGAACCGCCCCGGCATAACCCTCTCTTTGAATGGCTTTGGTCATTCTAATAATTCCTTCTCCCTGCTCAGTTTCTGTAAGGCCTCCATGATTGTATCCGTCTGGATTGATATGGGCTGTAGCCGCACTCGTTGAAAGACCATATTCCGCAACCAGGGCGGGATATCCCGAGTGTGTCTGAATAAACTCTTTCAGATACCCCCCATATCGGAAGCTTCCCTGCTCATCCCGGTAGGAACTGTAGGACTCCTGATTGTTCATGAAATCAGGATAGTTGGGATAAATATGGTAGGCACCGAAAAAACCGCCAAAGGATGAATCTGTCATGGTGATCTTCCGGATATCCACCTGGGCCCGGTCGTTGTAGGGTGATTTTCCATCCAGTTCGGGATCCTTCCACTCCAGGGGATGGGTCATGCTGTCTAAAGTAGGCCAGCTGACGATACCCACGGGTCTGGACACACCGTATCCCGCAATTTCATAGCTTACCGCACTGTCGCAGCTGGAAGCCAGCCAGCCTTCGGTGGATGGTCCCTTTTCGGCAGAGATATATCGACCCTTGTAGCTGTAATCATTCAGGCTGTTGGTCTGGGAAACTTCATCCGGTTCCATCTCTCTTCCTATCAGAAATCCCAGTATCCATGGACTGATATCAGTTCTGTACCTTCCCCAGGCTCTGCCGGATCGGGAGGGAATGTCTGCGTTTCCATGGACGGCGTCAATGGTCAGCTTGATTTCCTCCTGATAGACAGCATTGTACTCCGGGTCCAGATAATTGTTCTGAGGGGGGTGTTCTTCCGGCCAGATCTCCTGGAGAAGATAGAGGGGGTCAACACTGTTCCTTTCGTTAAAGAGACCTAATGTCCTGTAGAATGCTGGTGGAAGGAGGGTATAGATCCGCACAGTATTGAAGTTCAGATCCTTCATTCTGGAAAACCAATTGTAGTAGACGAGTTCATCCTGGGGAAACTGGGTAAACCACTTACCCGGGAGGGCTGTACCAAGATTAATCCCTTTGATAAAAAAGGGTTTACTGACCCCTCCGGTGTTCTGGTAAAACTCACTTCCCCTGGTAGAAAAGCTGTGGACCTCAGTCATGGACGGGCTTTCCGGAACTGCCTTGGATGCGGCACTTTCTATCTGATCTCTGATCCAGGGAACAATAATTCTCCAGTACAGTTTCTCTTCCGATCCCGTTCTGAAGAGACTGACTTCAGAGCGGTATCCTATTTTTCCTGAGACTCTGTAGTTCCCCGGATCTATGTCGGAATGCTCGAGATCCACGGTCGTCAAGCCAGTGTGGATCAATGGCTCATCCTGTTCCAGAAGGAGGGGGATCTTTAAGGGGATACCCTCCCTCACGAGGAAACTCTCACCGTCGGATGTTAAGTGCAGGTCAACAGAAGAGCTTATGAAGGCTGTATCCCCGGGGATATAAATGGGTATTCTCTGGTGAATGAGGGCTCTTCTTCCTTTGTATTCCGCCGAGGGGGGCAGGCCTGAAAAATGTATCCCTCCCCGAAGAACAATCCTCCTGCCGTCTTCATTGCTGAATTCCAGAAGGGCGTCTGAATCCCTTTTATACAGGACAGACCAGCCTGTTTTTTTGACATGGAGAAACTCTTCCAATAACACCCTGTAGAGGGAGTGTGACTCCCCCGAGAGGGGATGTCCATCAGAGAGGAAAAACCCCTGTCTGAAGGCCGTCTCTTTTTCTCTGTCAGCAGCGAGGAATGCTTCGTTTTCACTAGCGGCCACTGGGACGGGCTGCGACTGCCCCGGTGGAGTTCCTTTTAAATTGAGAAATGGCCAGGCAAGCAGACCTTTGGTCCGGGTGTCTCGGTTGGAATCATCCCTGCTCCAGGATAGGATTGGATGGGTCTTTTTAAGTTCCCACAACCCGAAGGGAAGAACTGCAAAAATGAGGAGAACCAGTATCAGTAAGCGGATTATTTTTCCGGGGGATTTATTTTTCATTTGTCACCCCTTTGTTTCCCGGGGCAGGATTGAATCCCTTGCGCTCCAGCTTCTGCCAGCCTTTGTTTTTGAACAGGTAGGAGATGTAACTGAAGGGGCGTATCATGCTCATAAACTGTCTGTACCCGAAATTCTCGGCAAGAGCCGTCAGAATTTCATCTCTGAACTCCCTGCCTTTAAAATAGAGGACTTGTTTTTCCGCCAGAAACTGGGCCATGGAAGAAATCAGTATCCCGAACAGGACGACAATGGAAAACATGAAAAGAAAAATACGGCTGCTCAGTAGCCCGAAAATCAGAGAGAGCAGCAACACGCCATAACCCAGGACTTCCCAGAAAGGACCAAGAAGCTCGAAAATATAAAAATAGGGAAAACCGATGAGGCCGGATGAACCGTATCGGGGATTGAACAGCATTTTCTTGTGATAAATCATGATCTCTACGAGTCCTCGATGCCAGCGGTCCCTCTGCTTGATCAGACTGCCCAGATCTTCGGGAACCTCCGTCCAGCAGTTGGCATTGTGAGCATAATCCACTTGGAATTTCTGCCTTTTTTCAGATAGATATCTCACAAGGCGGACGACCAGTTCCATATCTTCACCGACCGTATCTTTCCTCATATTCCCTTTGCCCGTCATATAGCCGCCTATGCTGCGTACGAGACTGAGGCGGAAGGCTCCGAAGGCCCCTGAGATAATCAGCAGGCTGTTGAGCCTGGCCCATCCCATCCTTCCGGTAATGAAGGATCTCAGATATTCGACAGTCTGAAACCGGGCATTCATGTTTTCAGGCAGATGAACTTCCTTTATGAGTCCACAGTCTGTATTACATCCGTTGACCGGCAGGATGTTACCGCCCACAGCTATGAGGTTCCTGGAACTGTTCAGGGTTCGGAACATCAGTTTTGTCAGAGCATCCGGCTCCAGCAGGCTGTCAGCGTCTATGCTGCATATGAACTCCCCGGACGCTGCGTTGATGCCCGCATTGAGGGAGTCGGCTTTACCACCATTCTGTTTATCAATGAACGTGAGGTTGGGAATCTTTTTATTTCTGTATGTTCCCTTCAGGGGAGCCGTCTCAATGGAGGATTCAGTAGAATCATCAATCATTTCAAGTTCAAAATGTTCAATGAGATTTCCAGCCGTATTGTCTTTTGATCCGTCATTGATAACAATCAGTTCCAGGGAGGGATACTCCAGGGACAGAAGGGAATACACATTCTGAATGATCGATTTCTCCTCGTTGTAGGCCGGAGCCAGAATGGTTATGGACGGGAGAATCCCGGGAGTAAACAGGAATCTTTTATCTGCCGCGGCCCAGGAGGAACGCTGTCTGTTGATGGAGTCCCAGGAAAGAAACATAAGGATGAGATAGATGGAGTTCACCCCTATCGTATAATAGGAGAAGATATAGTGATAATGGAAAATAGAAGATACCAGAATCTCCTCGGCCGTCATAAAGGGGAGAGTGGAGCCCTCGAAAATCAGAAAAGTGACTATCGGAATCAAT
Proteins encoded in this window:
- a CDS encoding glycosyltransferase family 2 protein produces the protein MNVSFLIIFILMSLLLFLDMMVVLASILTKASIRRQNIRKMKYQKLVSNSLAAETLIAAEQMGLKEKLEYLIQWYEAAQSVEPSESIMDQLVSFSSQKDITDKIASQLSSIRYSRRARGIMLAGFLNADLKKNVLSRFLEKEKTLLLRLKAVHLLCDNLDEGSLDIIWKSMIGRDALYQDKILSILHQNSADLRSWSEKNKETADPDKLRILIVAASGKGLDWYLPFLIKNIQSEWESVRNGAADVLFDRYSENINSYEFLNSPSLVIRRKAAGVIFQMQDLPGKDKTANLLCDKALHATVVGALKDRISREPQIIPILFERYRDSERDEERLGYASVLTSRLQYFILKLDSTEKADICELLDDVVSLNLSSLIIDFLNNNRNKTLEDLLMEAISTQLASNSYFREQCQMYLKEKIRNRWGISAPSKYDGKPKIQLTPGDRRYMVMLLGIVLLIPIVTFLIFEGSTLPFMTAEEILVSSIFHYHYIFSYYTIGVNSIYLILMFLSWDSINRQRSSWAAADKRFLFTPGILPSITILAPAYNEEKSIIQNVYSLLSLEYPSLELIVINDGSKDNTAGNLIEHFELEMIDDSTESSIETAPLKGTYRNKKIPNLTFIDKQNGGKADSLNAGINAASGEFICSIDADSLLEPDALTKLMFRTLNSSRNLIAVGGNILPVNGCNTDCGLIKEVHLPENMNARFQTVEYLRSFITGRMGWARLNSLLIISGAFGAFRLSLVRSIGGYMTGKGNMRKDTVGEDMELVVRLVRYLSEKRQKFQVDYAHNANCWTEVPEDLGSLIKQRDRWHRGLVEIMIYHKKMLFNPRYGSSGLIGFPYFYIFELLGPFWEVLGYGVLLLSLIFGLLSSRIFLFMFSIVVLFGILISSMAQFLAEKQVLYFKGREFRDEILTALAENFGYRQFMSMIRPFSYISYLFKNKGWQKLERKGFNPAPGNKGVTNEK
- a CDS encoding PilZ domain-containing protein produces the protein MGTIESRKEKRIPVNELPEKYTGFSILLPHGVESMVYTIDASLNGFGFNSDSPLDDFIVGSRLVLYPNGTESPVYGKIVFSCKTDKGTRVGVQLQPYGGYEVYNKEIQEILAKTS